The proteins below are encoded in one region of Acidimicrobiales bacterium:
- a CDS encoding glycosyltransferase produces the protein MRRPSITWVTPFVPDRHGGGGQIRQAYLLLALAEVAEIGLYANRESKDLLVREAVSSFHLIDAPATDWATRSKWARRTRDLAVVLYGREPREVSNFRGLRKALAGPLGGTDAEAVIVEYAGLAPLIDYRADLEQPWILTLHNVGSVMERQEQAINSGGRQAWLHSRDSRIWERWESKQPSRYDRVVTVSSEDAVHFRDRRGRRSEVIPNGVDIERFRPTDLPDEPRLIFTGALNTGPNYYGLLWFCHDVLPLVRRVRTDVTLDIVGSNAPPEIRDLGRLPGVRVHEDVPDVVPHLRAARVSVVPLKIGTGTRLKALEAMAAGRPVVGTSVGLGGLEIADRINAEIADDPQSFSDRVCRLLDDDDHASVLTQQARHLVEERYSWSAIGARYVGFIAEMLG, from the coding sequence ATGAGGCGCCCCAGTATCACGTGGGTCACGCCGTTCGTCCCTGATCGCCACGGTGGAGGAGGCCAGATTCGCCAGGCGTATCTTCTCCTGGCGCTGGCCGAGGTTGCGGAGATAGGGCTCTACGCCAACCGGGAGTCAAAGGACCTGTTGGTGCGAGAGGCGGTCTCATCGTTTCACCTGATCGATGCGCCGGCTACCGATTGGGCCACTCGATCGAAATGGGCGAGAAGGACTCGGGATCTGGCTGTGGTTCTGTACGGCCGTGAGCCTCGTGAGGTGTCCAACTTTCGCGGTCTTCGCAAGGCTCTGGCTGGGCCTTTGGGAGGCACGGACGCCGAGGCCGTCATCGTGGAATACGCGGGCCTCGCGCCGCTCATCGATTATCGGGCGGACTTAGAGCAACCCTGGATCCTTACCCTTCACAACGTCGGGTCCGTGATGGAGCGACAGGAGCAAGCCATCAACAGCGGAGGGCGCCAGGCATGGCTCCACTCCCGAGACTCAAGAATCTGGGAGCGTTGGGAATCGAAGCAGCCATCACGCTATGACCGGGTCGTAACCGTGTCCTCTGAGGATGCAGTTCACTTCAGAGACCGAAGGGGTCGCCGTTCCGAGGTCATACCCAATGGCGTCGACATCGAGCGCTTCCGGCCGACTGACCTGCCCGACGAACCGAGGCTCATCTTCACGGGCGCACTCAACACTGGTCCGAACTATTACGGGCTGCTTTGGTTCTGCCACGACGTTTTACCCTTGGTCAGGCGAGTCCGTACGGACGTTACTCTCGACATAGTCGGGTCCAATGCCCCGCCCGAGATACGAGATCTCGGCCGACTTCCTGGCGTGCGCGTCCATGAAGACGTCCCCGATGTCGTTCCACATCTGCGAGCGGCGCGTGTCTCAGTCGTGCCGTTGAAAATCGGTACGGGGACAAGGCTCAAGGCCCTCGAAGCGATGGCGGCAGGTCGACCGGTGGTTGGCACATCAGTGGGACTCGGGGGCCTCGAGATAGCCGATCGGATCAATGCAGAGATCGCAGATGATCCCCAATCGTTCTCTGATCGGGTTTGTCGCTTGTTGGATGACGACGATCACGCTTCTGTCCTGACTCAACAAGCACGACACCTCGTTGAAGAACGGTACTCGTGGAGTGCCATCGGCGCACGGTACGTCGGCTTTATCGCTGAGATGTTGGGGTGA
- the lnt gene encoding apolipoprotein N-acyltransferase — translation MATGVVCGLLIALSVPPFGFWPLAWVGFAGIALALPGRPARDRFALGFGAGLGQYVVGLAWVSEFSIPGCAALMILGALFVASTLLIVPVRRPGTLGLAMPAAFILSDWVRARFPLGGFPLGGTSLGQAASPLVPSTRLGGSLLLTGETVLVGVTIAQAIRVALGWRAGTHRPNRLGKSRSAAGAAPRALALFAAAAVAVPIAGRLSPAGFGGHLSPLKIALVQGGGPRGTRAIHTDPQVVFDRHLTAAQGIYGPVDLVVMPEGILQTDQAFTNSADAAEIAGLAQNLASTVVVGVEQDVGTKHYLNEVAAWSSSGAVTATYVKNHLVPFGEYVPFRSVIARLFNVSDVPLDAIAGHGAGYMKTPAAPLGVMVSYEVFFDERARGGVRSGGQILIVPTNTASYRSSQVPTQELAAARLRAWETGRWVLQVTPTGYSAIVTPSGRILNRSILGMQTVIEGTANRESGTTVYVAVGDGPFAIVSALLLLFALVIARWDSRLPRQTGPPER, via the coding sequence GTGGCTACTGGTGTCGTATGTGGCCTATTGATCGCGCTCTCCGTTCCGCCCTTCGGATTCTGGCCTCTCGCTTGGGTGGGATTCGCCGGGATCGCACTAGCGTTGCCTGGGCGTCCGGCCCGCGACCGCTTTGCTCTCGGATTCGGTGCCGGTCTCGGCCAGTATGTGGTCGGGCTCGCATGGGTCAGTGAGTTCTCGATTCCTGGTTGCGCCGCTCTCATGATCCTGGGGGCGTTGTTCGTCGCATCGACGCTGCTGATCGTCCCGGTCCGTCGGCCAGGGACACTTGGGTTGGCGATGCCGGCGGCGTTCATCCTCAGCGACTGGGTTCGAGCGAGATTTCCGTTGGGCGGTTTCCCGCTCGGTGGCACCTCCCTCGGCCAAGCTGCTTCTCCTCTCGTGCCAAGCACCCGCCTCGGAGGAAGCCTGTTGTTGACCGGCGAGACCGTCCTCGTCGGAGTGACGATTGCTCAAGCGATCCGAGTCGCCCTCGGCTGGAGAGCTGGAACCCACCGGCCTAACCGCCTCGGAAAGTCACGATCGGCCGCAGGCGCAGCACCTCGAGCCCTTGCACTGTTTGCAGCCGCCGCGGTGGCTGTGCCGATTGCCGGCCGGCTCTCGCCGGCAGGCTTTGGGGGACATCTCTCACCATTGAAGATCGCGCTCGTCCAAGGGGGTGGTCCGCGTGGAACGAGGGCGATTCACACTGACCCCCAGGTAGTATTCGACCGCCACTTAACCGCGGCACAAGGAATATACGGGCCTGTCGATTTGGTGGTGATGCCTGAAGGGATACTGCAGACTGACCAGGCGTTCACGAACAGTGCAGACGCGGCGGAAATCGCCGGGCTCGCGCAGAATCTGGCGTCCACCGTGGTTGTCGGTGTCGAACAGGACGTCGGAACAAAGCACTACCTCAACGAAGTGGCGGCTTGGTCTTCGTCCGGCGCCGTCACCGCTACCTACGTGAAGAATCATCTGGTTCCGTTCGGCGAGTACGTGCCCTTCCGTTCGGTCATTGCCCGGCTGTTCAACGTGTCCGACGTCCCGCTGGACGCGATCGCGGGTCACGGCGCGGGATATATGAAGACTCCGGCGGCACCTCTGGGGGTGATGGTGTCGTACGAGGTTTTCTTCGACGAAAGGGCGCGAGGTGGAGTCCGGTCGGGCGGGCAGATCTTGATTGTCCCGACGAACACCGCCTCATATCGTTCGAGCCAGGTTCCGACACAGGAATTGGCCGCCGCCCGTTTGCGCGCGTGGGAAACCGGACGATGGGTACTTCAGGTCACTCCAACGGGATATTCAGCGATCGTTACGCCCTCGGGACGGATCCTAAATCGATCGATTCTCGGCATGCAGACTGTTATCGAGGGGACGGCCAACCGTGAGTCCGGTACAACTGTGTACGTAGCGGTGGGTGACGGTCCGTTCGCAATTGTCTCGGCCCTTCTTCTTCTGTTCGCGCTGGTTATCGCCAGATGGGACTCTCGGTTGCCACGACAAACCGGCCCCCCGGAAAGATGA
- a CDS encoding DUF4012 domain-containing protein, translated as MPALLIAAGFVVLVLLVAVIGIIHGVRLERKLRALPATLQAVTAEAEEGHVGVAEEKLVQAQNTLTSVNSALYNSPDFEVLNALPIGRQNLQAVRSGVQLGLQMVGGAEDILNAASPLAVNGQLAVPLRQGQTPLDTVEAVQSAVQQVASTLPDAPAGLDSSLVFSPVRSAVNRVFREASKRQAELLSVGAALRVVEDISGASGDRRYLIAVANSAEMRGSGGMILSYGVLTSHGGKVTLVHIGPIDEIKLNSPETSATFPADFMKTYAGLAPTSDWRDSNMMSDFTVDGPVLEAMYEHESGQHVDGVIQVDSAGLAAILAGVGPVSTPDLGTVSSDNAVSVTLSTAYQLFPQRTARQDFTGEVAQAAFQRLTSGEFTTLKPLGVALISASKQRHVMMYADDPTDETAIRLLGFDGALPSPTTDFTQLTVQNFGSNKLDYYLTSSLRLTGQRPSESGSFMNATIDLDNTAPAGQTVPQEVFGPFSPAQTAGEYEGLVTLYLPAGSFLKGASIDGSVTTSPVSGSQNGVETVSYTVTIPARSSSHVVLQVFIPPTPSSRLQFGFVPSPRVIPTTFLSKLS; from the coding sequence TTGCCGGCACTGCTAATTGCCGCCGGGTTCGTCGTGTTGGTACTTCTCGTCGCGGTCATCGGCATAATTCACGGCGTACGCCTCGAACGCAAGCTGAGGGCGCTTCCCGCGACGCTCCAGGCGGTGACCGCTGAAGCCGAGGAGGGTCATGTTGGCGTCGCCGAGGAGAAACTTGTCCAGGCCCAGAACACCCTAACGAGCGTCAACTCGGCCTTGTATAACAGTCCTGATTTCGAAGTGCTCAACGCCCTCCCCATTGGCCGGCAGAACCTGCAAGCTGTCCGGTCGGGCGTGCAACTTGGGCTGCAAATGGTCGGCGGTGCTGAGGACATACTGAACGCCGCTTCGCCCCTAGCCGTGAACGGTCAATTGGCGGTCCCCCTTCGACAAGGTCAGACGCCCCTTGACACCGTGGAAGCAGTTCAGTCAGCGGTCCAACAAGTCGCCAGCACCCTTCCCGATGCGCCGGCAGGCCTCGACAGCTCCCTCGTTTTCAGCCCTGTGAGGTCGGCAGTAAACCGGGTATTCCGAGAAGCCTCGAAGCGTCAAGCGGAACTCCTGTCAGTTGGCGCTGCGCTTCGAGTTGTCGAAGACATCTCCGGAGCTTCGGGCGACAGGCGATATCTCATCGCAGTTGCCAACAGCGCCGAGATGCGCGGGTCTGGAGGGATGATCCTCTCTTACGGCGTTCTGACTTCGCATGGCGGCAAGGTGACTCTGGTCCACATCGGCCCAATTGATGAAATCAAACTGAACAGCCCCGAGACCTCGGCGACTTTTCCCGCTGACTTTATGAAGACCTACGCTGGACTCGCGCCTACCTCCGACTGGCGGGACTCGAACATGATGTCCGACTTCACCGTCGACGGTCCCGTCCTGGAGGCGATGTACGAACACGAAAGCGGACAGCATGTCGACGGAGTCATCCAGGTTGATTCCGCCGGCCTGGCCGCGATACTCGCCGGCGTCGGTCCGGTGAGCACCCCTGATCTGGGAACAGTCAGCTCTGACAACGCGGTGTCAGTGACCCTGAGCACCGCGTATCAGCTTTTTCCGCAGCGGACAGCGCGTCAGGACTTCACGGGCGAGGTCGCCCAAGCTGCCTTCCAACGGCTGACGTCCGGAGAGTTCACGACGCTCAAACCCCTGGGCGTGGCCCTGATCAGTGCTTCCAAGCAGCGCCACGTGATGATGTACGCCGACGATCCAACTGATGAAACCGCCATACGACTTCTCGGATTTGACGGAGCCCTACCGTCTCCCACGACCGATTTCACCCAGCTCACGGTCCAGAATTTCGGGTCGAACAAGCTGGACTACTACCTGACTTCGTCCCTTCGCCTGACCGGTCAGCGGCCTAGCGAATCGGGGAGCTTCATGAACGCCACCATCGACCTGGACAACACGGCTCCGGCTGGTCAAACCGTCCCCCAGGAGGTCTTCGGACCGTTCAGTCCAGCACAAACAGCTGGAGAGTACGAAGGGCTGGTCACCCTTTATCTCCCTGCCGGATCATTCCTCAAGGGAGCCTCGATCGATGGGTCCGTTACTACGAGTCCGGTATCGGGGTCGCAGAACGGGGTCGAGACAGTGTCATACACAGTCACAATTCCGGCACGATCCAGTTCACACGTGGTCCTCCAGGTGTTCATCCCGCCGACACCCTCTTCCCGACTACAGTTCGGCTTCGTCCCATCACCCCGGGTGATACCGACGACCTTTTTGAGCAAGTTGTCATGA
- a CDS encoding glycosyltransferase family 1 protein: protein MYGHRLEQPGATGIGYYVRRLIPAIASSEHHGITYSVGASPEPPSEIGPPPGLPILRPNVPRSQWSRRMLHLSWLVSGRPRVDRAFRKPDLLHILYPAIPVPTRARLVFTIHDLMPLANPDWVTRYEHIRYVRSFKQAADRAEMLIADSHKTAREIPEILGVEESRIRVVHLGVDPVFWVPVDRSHIDEACRKYELVPGRYFVVLGNVSARKNLQVVLNALATITTQLDYPVVAIGPRGLGVDAIEDQIERLGLRHLVRLPGWLPESEMLALMHGAVALLHPSRDEGFGLTPLEGMAAAIPVAASNSGSIPEVTADAALLNDPDDADGWSNAILRMARDDELRAEMIARGQARARLFTWERTAKETIAVHQELLSGITPTSQR from the coding sequence TTGTACGGCCATCGCCTCGAGCAGCCGGGTGCCACTGGAATCGGCTACTACGTTCGACGACTGATTCCTGCCATCGCGTCCAGCGAACACCACGGCATTACCTACTCAGTTGGCGCGTCCCCTGAGCCTCCTTCTGAGATCGGGCCACCGCCGGGTCTTCCGATACTGCGGCCAAACGTTCCTCGATCCCAATGGTCTCGAAGAATGCTCCACCTGTCCTGGTTGGTGAGTGGTCGCCCGCGGGTGGATCGCGCATTCCGAAAACCCGATCTGCTGCACATCCTCTATCCAGCGATACCCGTTCCGACCCGTGCCCGTTTGGTGTTCACCATCCACGACCTCATGCCCCTGGCCAATCCGGACTGGGTGACCCGTTATGAGCACATACGGTATGTACGTAGCTTCAAGCAGGCGGCAGATCGAGCCGAGATGCTCATAGCCGACTCCCACAAGACCGCACGCGAGATACCCGAAATACTGGGTGTGGAGGAAAGCCGCATACGAGTGGTCCACCTTGGAGTTGATCCAGTGTTCTGGGTGCCAGTTGACCGGAGTCACATCGATGAGGCCTGCAGGAAGTACGAGCTCGTTCCGGGTCGATATTTCGTCGTCCTCGGCAACGTGTCGGCCCGTAAGAACCTCCAGGTAGTTCTCAATGCCCTTGCCACAATCACCACCCAACTCGACTACCCGGTAGTCGCGATCGGTCCCCGAGGACTCGGTGTGGATGCCATCGAGGACCAGATCGAACGCCTCGGTCTCCGCCACCTGGTTCGGCTGCCCGGATGGTTGCCAGAGTCAGAAATGCTCGCGTTGATGCACGGGGCTGTCGCCCTGCTACATCCGTCGCGCGACGAAGGCTTCGGGCTCACGCCACTCGAGGGAATGGCCGCGGCAATCCCGGTAGCCGCCTCGAACAGCGGCTCGATTCCCGAGGTCACCGCCGATGCTGCGTTGCTCAACGACCCGGATGACGCGGATGGTTGGTCTAACGCCATACTCCGAATGGCACGGGACGACGAACTCCGGGCTGAAATGATCGCTCGCGGGCAAGCACGGGCACGGTTGTTCACGTGGGAGCGAACGGCCAAGGAGACAATCGCCGTACACCAGGAATTGCTGTCGGGAATCACCCCAACATCTCAGCGATAA
- a CDS encoding glycosyltransferase family 4 protein — protein MAGTDALRVALLVYRGNPHSGGQGVYTRYLARELVNLGHEVTVFAGQPWPVLDEGTGFVPVPSLDLYREPDPFRVPLPWEFRSPIDLAEFGLMCTAGFPEPRTFSWRVRRALAARAGQYDVVHDNQTFGRSLLGVMADGWPLLGTCHHPVTVDKTLDIEHAENLRRRVTLRRWYGFLGMQMKVARQIPRVLTVSSSSKRDIVEQYGLRSEQLAVVPIGADHTHFRPRPEIPKVPGRIMTTASADVPFKGLLPLVEAVAKLRTERPDAHLLVVGRLRAESPVAGAIERLGLQGAVTFESAVSDDRMVELYAQAQVAVVPSLYEGFSLPAVEALACGVPLVATTGGALPEVVGEDGKTGLLVAPGDPGALAEAIRTVLDEPELAARLSSAGRRRVLERYTWQACASATAEHYRWTIEDHKTRTWSVRC, from the coding sequence ATGGCCGGGACCGATGCCCTTCGAGTAGCTCTCCTGGTCTATCGCGGCAACCCACACTCGGGAGGTCAGGGGGTATACACGAGGTACCTCGCGAGGGAATTGGTCAACCTCGGCCACGAGGTGACCGTGTTCGCGGGTCAGCCTTGGCCCGTGCTAGACGAAGGAACCGGCTTCGTGCCTGTGCCCAGCCTGGACCTGTACAGAGAGCCGGACCCGTTTCGCGTCCCACTTCCGTGGGAGTTCAGGTCTCCGATCGACCTGGCCGAATTCGGGCTCATGTGCACGGCTGGGTTCCCGGAGCCCAGAACGTTTAGCTGGAGGGTCCGGAGGGCGCTCGCTGCGCGTGCGGGGCAGTACGACGTGGTGCATGACAACCAAACCTTCGGTCGGAGCCTTCTCGGCGTCATGGCCGACGGATGGCCTCTGCTCGGCACGTGCCACCATCCAGTCACGGTCGACAAGACGCTCGACATCGAGCACGCCGAGAACCTCCGCCGCAGGGTGACTTTGCGCCGCTGGTACGGCTTTCTCGGGATGCAAATGAAGGTCGCACGCCAGATTCCTCGTGTTCTGACGGTCTCCTCGTCATCGAAGCGCGACATTGTTGAGCAGTACGGCCTGCGGTCCGAACAGCTAGCTGTGGTCCCGATAGGCGCCGACCACACGCACTTCCGCCCTCGACCTGAGATTCCGAAGGTACCCGGTCGGATCATGACCACGGCCAGCGCAGATGTGCCCTTCAAGGGTCTCCTTCCGCTGGTGGAAGCGGTTGCCAAGCTTCGCACCGAGCGGCCTGACGCCCATCTCCTGGTGGTCGGCAGGCTCCGCGCCGAGTCACCGGTCGCGGGAGCGATCGAAAGGCTGGGGCTGCAAGGCGCGGTCACCTTTGAGTCCGCCGTCAGCGATGACCGGATGGTCGAACTTTATGCACAAGCCCAGGTCGCGGTGGTGCCATCCCTCTACGAGGGGTTCTCGTTGCCCGCGGTTGAGGCGCTCGCCTGCGGAGTACCGCTCGTCGCCACGACCGGTGGTGCCCTGCCAGAGGTCGTGGGTGAAGACGGCAAGACGGGTCTCCTGGTGGCCCCTGGTGACCCAGGTGCTCTGGCGGAAGCTATCCGCACGGTTCTGGACGAGCCCGAGTTGGCAGCGAGACTCTCCTCGGCCGGCCGGCGGCGAGTGCTGGAGCGGTACACGTGGCAGGCGTGTGCTAGCGCCACCGCGGAGCACTACCGCTGGACCATCGAGGACCACAAAACGCGTACCTGGTCGGTTAGGTGCTGA
- a CDS encoding prenyltransferase/squalene oxidase repeat-containing protein yields the protein MSHPLTTREVADTVDWIASIQRPDGMIPWFHGGHSDPWNHTEAAMALMLGGQRTDAERAYQWLIDSQLPNGTWCRYYLADGVEDPRRDPNVGAYVATGSWWHYLLTGDSGFLESMWPAIEKAIGFVLRLQQPGGEVLWSMDPDGHLGRYALLTSTSSIHHSLRCAVAIAEYLGYEKPEWELAADLIVEAIVHRPQSFAPKHRWAMDWYYPVLSGAVDRQSGRDRLTSRWSEFVIQGVGIRCVADQSWVTAAETAECVMALDAVGMSDEAERLLDWTRHLRDDDGAYWTGCVHPQCVRYPGGERTTYTAAAVLLADHAIYGGGPSSGLFRGETLAEVRDLSGVVETLGDL from the coding sequence GTGAGCCATCCCTTGACAACGAGGGAAGTCGCCGACACCGTCGACTGGATCGCGTCCATACAGCGACCGGACGGGATGATTCCTTGGTTTCATGGAGGTCACTCCGATCCGTGGAACCACACCGAGGCCGCAATGGCCTTGATGTTGGGGGGACAGCGGACCGACGCTGAGAGGGCCTACCAGTGGCTCATTGATAGTCAACTGCCCAACGGCACGTGGTGCCGTTACTATCTCGCCGACGGAGTTGAGGATCCTCGGAGGGACCCCAACGTAGGGGCTTACGTCGCTACGGGCTCTTGGTGGCACTACCTGCTGACAGGAGATTCGGGCTTTCTCGAGTCGATGTGGCCGGCAATCGAGAAAGCAATCGGTTTCGTCCTCCGGTTACAGCAGCCCGGCGGCGAAGTCCTGTGGTCGATGGACCCAGACGGTCACCTCGGCCGTTACGCCTTGCTCACCTCAACGTCGTCGATACACCACAGTCTGCGCTGTGCCGTCGCCATTGCCGAATACCTCGGATACGAGAAGCCCGAGTGGGAGCTGGCAGCGGATTTGATCGTTGAAGCAATTGTCCATCGGCCCCAGAGCTTTGCTCCGAAACACAGATGGGCTATGGACTGGTACTACCCGGTACTTTCCGGTGCGGTAGATCGTCAGTCGGGTCGTGACCGACTGACTTCCCGCTGGTCTGAGTTCGTCATTCAAGGCGTGGGAATTCGGTGCGTGGCTGATCAATCCTGGGTCACTGCCGCTGAAACGGCGGAATGTGTCATGGCTCTCGACGCAGTCGGTATGTCCGATGAAGCAGAGAGGCTGCTCGACTGGACCCGACACCTGCGAGACGACGATGGGGCTTACTGGACTGGCTGTGTACATCCGCAGTGCGTCAGATACCCCGGTGGCGAGAGGACCACATATACCGCTGCCGCAGTGTTGTTGGCCGACCATGCTATCTACGGCGGAGGTCCCTCCTCGGGTCTGTTCAGAGGTGAGACACTCGCCGAGGTCCGTGACCTATCGGGAGTCGTCGAGACGCTCGGCGACCTTTAG
- a CDS encoding glycosyltransferase family 2 protein, with translation MISVVMPAHNEEGYLEQAVGTVVAGLRERGQEFEVIIAENGSSDRTPEELGSLESTYEEVTGIRLPAPDYGRALRSGFLASRGDIVVNFDVDFVDLRFLDEAVERFKDSEVALVVGSKRAPGALDRRSPGRRVVTNVFSSLLRYGFGLQVSDTHGIKAMRRQTLEPFVRICSFGEDVFDTELILRAERAGVRVVEVPVDVTELRPPRTSIWSRIPRSLVRLVQLRARLWRERIGGDGKAGKTIG, from the coding sequence ATGATCTCGGTCGTCATGCCGGCACACAACGAGGAGGGATACCTCGAGCAGGCCGTCGGGACGGTTGTGGCTGGCCTCCGTGAGAGAGGCCAAGAGTTCGAGGTCATCATCGCGGAAAACGGGTCGAGCGACCGAACACCCGAAGAACTCGGATCGTTGGAGTCGACTTACGAGGAGGTCACTGGTATCCGCCTCCCGGCTCCGGACTATGGCAGAGCGCTACGATCGGGATTCCTCGCTTCTCGCGGGGACATCGTTGTGAACTTCGACGTCGACTTCGTGGATCTGCGTTTCCTGGACGAGGCTGTCGAGCGATTCAAGGACTCTGAAGTAGCGCTGGTGGTCGGTTCCAAACGCGCGCCAGGAGCTCTCGACCGAAGGAGCCCAGGCAGGAGGGTCGTGACCAACGTCTTCTCTTCGCTACTGCGTTACGGTTTCGGGCTTCAGGTCAGCGATACCCATGGCATCAAGGCCATGAGGCGACAAACCCTTGAACCCTTCGTGAGGATCTGCAGCTTCGGCGAAGACGTGTTTGACACCGAGCTAATTCTCCGAGCGGAACGGGCCGGGGTCCGCGTCGTCGAGGTACCAGTCGACGTCACAGAGCTGCGACCCCCTCGCACCTCCATCTGGTCCCGTATCCCCAGGTCATTGGTTCGCCTTGTGCAGCTTCGTGCTCGGCTATGGCGAGAGCGAATTGGTGGTGACGGCAAGGCTGGAAAGACCATCGGATAA
- a CDS encoding class I SAM-dependent methyltransferase, with the protein MLTVRYPVLGVKPGDHVLDLGAGGGRHAFEAMRLGANVTALDADELEVKDVSALMTALLEEAGGQRTYGGGFPVAGDALKLPFASQTFDRVIAAEVLEHIRDDRTAISELARVIRPGGTMAITVPRWWPELLTWALSDEYHSNPGGHIRIYRKSALVERLRDADLKVFATHHAHALHSPYWWLKAAVGVRDDTHPLVRAYHRLLVWDITAATPLTRVPDAVLNPLLGKSLVIYVRKPS; encoded by the coding sequence GTGCTGACTGTTCGATACCCAGTGCTCGGCGTGAAACCGGGTGATCATGTTCTCGACCTGGGGGCGGGAGGTGGTCGTCACGCGTTCGAAGCCATGCGACTGGGAGCGAACGTAACCGCGCTCGATGCGGACGAGTTGGAAGTCAAGGATGTTTCCGCTCTGATGACAGCGTTGCTCGAGGAAGCTGGGGGTCAGCGAACCTATGGCGGTGGCTTTCCTGTTGCGGGTGACGCATTGAAGCTTCCCTTTGCCAGCCAGACGTTCGACCGGGTAATCGCTGCTGAAGTCTTGGAGCACATCCGAGACGACCGAACTGCCATCTCGGAACTCGCCCGAGTCATCAGGCCCGGCGGGACAATGGCGATAACCGTGCCCAGATGGTGGCCCGAACTGCTCACCTGGGCACTCTCCGACGAGTACCACAGCAATCCGGGCGGCCATATCCGCATCTACCGGAAGTCGGCTCTTGTGGAACGTCTGAGGGATGCTGACCTGAAGGTATTCGCGACACATCACGCGCATGCTCTTCATAGCCCCTACTGGTGGTTAAAGGCAGCCGTCGGCGTCCGGGATGACACCCACCCTCTCGTCCGTGCCTACCATCGGCTGCTGGTCTGGGATATCACGGCTGCCACTCCACTGACTCGCGTCCCCGACGCTGTTCTGAATCCATTGCTCGGAAAGAGCCTTGTTATCTACGTGAGGAAACCCTCGTGA